One Thermus hydrothermalis genomic region harbors:
- a CDS encoding thiazole synthase, whose protein sequence is MDAWQVGPITLTSRLILGSGKFRDFGVMREALKAARAEVVTVSVRRVEVGAPGHVGLLEALEGVRLLPNTAGARTAEEAVRLARLGRLLTGENWVKLEVIPDPAYLLPDPVETLKAAEILLQEGFFVLPYMGPDLVLAKKLAALGTATVMPLAAPIGSGWGVKTRALLELFARERPSLPPVVVDAGLGLPSHAAEVMELGLDAVLVNTAIAEAQDPPAMAEAFRLAVEAGRKAYRAGPMRPREGASPSSPTEGVPLGRPG, encoded by the coding sequence ATGGACGCTTGGCAGGTGGGACCCATAACGCTCACGAGCCGCCTCATCCTGGGCTCGGGGAAGTTTCGCGACTTCGGGGTGATGCGGGAGGCCCTAAAGGCGGCGAGGGCGGAGGTGGTGACGGTTTCCGTGCGCCGGGTGGAGGTGGGGGCCCCGGGACACGTGGGGCTTTTGGAGGCTTTAGAGGGGGTGCGCCTCCTCCCCAACACCGCCGGGGCACGCACGGCGGAGGAGGCGGTGCGGCTGGCCCGGCTCGGCCGCCTCCTCACGGGGGAGAACTGGGTGAAGCTGGAGGTCATCCCCGACCCCGCCTACCTCCTCCCCGACCCCGTGGAGACGCTGAAGGCGGCGGAGATCCTCCTCCAGGAGGGCTTCTTTGTCCTGCCCTACATGGGGCCGGACCTGGTCCTGGCCAAAAAGCTCGCCGCTTTGGGCACGGCCACGGTGATGCCCTTGGCCGCGCCCATCGGCTCGGGATGGGGGGTAAAGACGCGGGCCCTTTTGGAGCTCTTCGCCCGGGAGCGCCCAAGCCTCCCGCCCGTGGTGGTGGATGCGGGGCTTGGGCTTCCCTCCCATGCGGCGGAGGTCATGGAACTGGGGCTGGACGCCGTTTTGGTGAACACCGCCATCGCCGAGGCCCAGGACCCGCCCGCCATGGCCGAGGCCTTCCGCCTGGCGGTGGAGGCGGGCAGGAAGGCCTACCGGGCGGGGCCCATGCGGCCTAGGGAGGGGGCGAGCCCCT
- the thiS gene encoding sulfur carrier protein ThiS, with product MVWLNGEPKPLEGKTLKEVLEALGVEPERVAVLLNGEAYPGKELPPRVLQEGDEVEVVALVQGG from the coding sequence ATGGTGTGGCTTAACGGCGAGCCCAAGCCCTTGGAGGGGAAGACCCTAAAGGAGGTGTTGGAAGCCTTGGGGGTGGAGCCGGAACGGGTGGCCGTCCTCCTCAACGGGGAGGCTTACCCCGGCAAGGAGCTTCCGCCCCGTGTCCTCCAGGAGGGGGACGAGGTGGAGGTGGTGGCCCTGGTGCAAGGGGGGTAA
- the thiE gene encoding thiamine phosphate synthase, whose translation MLGRLYLVVTPRPSWTWEEVLSRTERALAGGVEVLQLRAKDWEARPILELGEKMLALARRYGVPFFLNDRPDLAALLGADGVHLGQGDLTPREARRFFQGLVGRSTHAPEQALKALEEGADYLSVGPVWETPTKPGRKAAGLGYVRFAAENLGEKPWFAIGGIDLKNLPEVLEAGARRVVVVRAILDAEDPERAARAFRERLYGVA comes from the coding sequence TTGCTCGGCAGGCTCTACCTGGTGGTGACCCCACGGCCTTCCTGGACGTGGGAGGAGGTCCTTTCCCGCACCGAGCGGGCCCTGGCGGGCGGGGTGGAGGTTTTGCAGCTCAGGGCCAAGGACTGGGAGGCGAGGCCCATTCTGGAGCTAGGGGAAAAGATGCTGGCCTTGGCCCGGCGCTACGGGGTCCCCTTCTTCCTCAACGATCGCCCGGACCTTGCTGCCCTCCTGGGGGCGGATGGGGTGCACCTGGGCCAGGGGGACCTCACGCCCAGGGAGGCCAGGCGCTTCTTTCAGGGCCTGGTGGGCCGCTCCACCCACGCTCCCGAGCAGGCCCTAAAGGCCCTGGAGGAGGGGGCAGACTACCTGTCCGTGGGGCCGGTGTGGGAAACCCCTACCAAGCCCGGGCGTAAGGCGGCGGGGCTTGGCTACGTCCGCTTTGCCGCGGAGAACCTCGGAGAGAAGCCCTGGTTCGCCATCGGGGGCATTGACCTGAAGAACCTGCCGGAGGTCCTCGAGGCGGGGGCCCGGCGGGTGGTGGTGGTGCGCGCCATCCTGGATGCGGAGGACCCCGAGCGGGCGGCCCGGGCCTTCAGGGAGAGGCTTTATGGTGTGGCTTAA
- a CDS encoding nitrite/sulfite reductase yields the protein MAGLSEVVEAEIRYLEAMIARLEAGEEDPEDFRVYRLKNGIYGIRGRPEHHMIRIKLPVGRITPEGLRVLAEVAERYTENRLAHVTTRQAVQLHHVHRRDVPKVLRAVNAVGLTTREACGHSIRAITCCPYAGVSPEEPFDVTPYAERAYRYFLRHPVGQNLPRKFKVAFEGCATDHARTPIHDIGVVAAVEGGKRGFRIYVGGGLGAAPMSAELLEAFTPEEDLLPTMLAIIRLFDRYGNRKVLTQARLKFLVKKWGIAAFREAVREERRLVKLTASGADLEAWAPPEDAPPPRLPSPPRKPFSFAPGFDAWRRTNLFKQKQEGFYTVTVRLPLGDITPEGLRALAEIAETYAGEVRSAISQNLLLRFVPEEALGGLYEALLEAGLAHGEAHTLLDITRCPGADTCNLAITRSRGLAQALGEKLQALPLAQDPGVKAISVKISGCPNSCGQHHIADIGFYGSSRKVGEREVPHYVLLLGGRTREGEARFGQVVGRIPARRVPEAVEAVLRRYLEERQNGESFQAYLDRVGGASFKALLEQFQDIPPYEEAPEFYQDLGAEGEAFSVQLGRGECAV from the coding sequence ATGGCAGGGCTTTCCGAGGTGGTGGAAGCGGAAATCCGGTACCTGGAGGCGATGATCGCCCGCCTCGAGGCCGGGGAGGAAGACCCCGAGGACTTCCGGGTCTACCGGCTCAAGAACGGGATCTACGGGATCCGAGGGCGGCCGGAGCACCACATGATCCGCATCAAGCTCCCTGTGGGCCGCATCACCCCGGAAGGCCTCCGGGTTCTGGCGGAGGTGGCCGAACGCTATACGGAAAACCGCCTGGCCCACGTGACCACCCGCCAGGCGGTGCAGCTCCACCACGTGCACCGCCGGGACGTGCCCAAGGTCCTCCGGGCGGTGAACGCCGTGGGGCTCACCACCCGCGAGGCCTGCGGCCACTCCATCCGGGCCATCACCTGCTGTCCCTACGCTGGGGTCTCCCCCGAGGAGCCCTTTGACGTCACCCCTTATGCGGAAAGGGCCTACCGCTACTTCCTCCGCCACCCCGTGGGGCAGAACCTGCCCCGGAAGTTCAAAGTGGCCTTTGAAGGGTGCGCCACGGACCACGCCCGCACCCCCATCCACGACATCGGGGTGGTGGCGGCGGTGGAGGGGGGCAAACGGGGCTTCCGCATCTACGTGGGCGGGGGGTTAGGCGCTGCTCCCATGAGCGCCGAACTCCTGGAAGCCTTCACCCCCGAGGAGGACCTCCTCCCCACCATGCTCGCCATCATCCGCCTCTTTGACCGCTACGGGAACCGCAAGGTCCTGACCCAGGCCCGGCTCAAGTTCCTGGTGAAGAAGTGGGGCATCGCCGCCTTCCGGGAGGCGGTGCGGGAGGAAAGGCGCCTGGTAAAGCTCACGGCGAGCGGGGCCGACCTCGAGGCCTGGGCCCCACCCGAAGACGCCCCACCCCCCCGCCTGCCCTCTCCCCCCAGGAAACCCTTCTCCTTCGCCCCCGGCTTTGACGCCTGGCGGCGGACCAACCTTTTCAAGCAAAAGCAGGAGGGCTTTTACACCGTCACCGTCCGCCTCCCCTTAGGGGACATCACCCCTGAAGGCCTAAGGGCCCTGGCGGAGATCGCCGAGACCTACGCCGGGGAGGTCCGGAGCGCCATCAGCCAAAACCTCCTCCTGCGTTTTGTGCCCGAGGAGGCCTTGGGCGGGCTCTACGAGGCCCTTTTGGAAGCGGGGCTCGCCCACGGCGAGGCCCACACCCTCCTGGACATCACCCGTTGCCCCGGGGCCGACACCTGCAACCTGGCCATCACCCGCTCCCGGGGCCTGGCCCAGGCCCTGGGGGAGAAGCTCCAGGCTCTCCCCTTGGCCCAGGACCCAGGGGTGAAGGCCATAAGCGTCAAGATCTCCGGCTGCCCCAACTCCTGCGGCCAGCACCACATCGCCGACATCGGCTTCTACGGCTCTAGCCGCAAGGTAGGGGAGCGGGAGGTGCCCCACTACGTCCTCCTCCTGGGCGGGCGGACCCGGGAAGGGGAGGCCCGCTTCGGCCAGGTGGTGGGCCGCATTCCCGCCCGCCGGGTCCCCGAGGCGGTGGAAGCGGTGCTCCGACGCTACCTGGAGGAACGGCAAAACGGGGAGAGCTTCCAAGCCTATCTGGACCGGGTGGGAGGAGCCTCCTTCAAGGCTCTACTGGAGCAATTCCAAGACATCCCTCCCTACGAGGAGGCTCCAGAGTTCTACCAAGACCTGGGGGCGGAAGGGGAAGCTTTCAGCGTGCAGCTTGGGCGCGGGGAATGCGCCGTGTAG
- a CDS encoding uroporphyrinogen-III synthase encodes MRIAYAGLRRREEFKALAEKLGFTPLLLPAQTTEKVPVPEYQDRLRELSRGVDLFLATTGVGVRDLLEAGKALGLDLKDPLAQAHRLARGAKAARILREEGLPPHATGDGTSPSLIPLIPQGPGRAALQLYGKPLPLLEAALEERGYQVLPLLPYRHLPNPEGIRALEEAIRERAVDAVAFVAAIQVEFLFEGAENPEALREALNAQVKAVAVGRVTGDALREWGVKPFYVDETERLGSMLQGFKKALFQEAV; translated from the coding sequence ATGCGCATCGCCTACGCTGGCCTAAGGCGGAGGGAGGAGTTCAAGGCCCTGGCGGAAAAGCTAGGCTTCACCCCCCTGCTCCTCCCTGCCCAGACCACGGAGAAGGTACCCGTACCCGAGTACCAGGACCGCCTCCGGGAGCTTTCCCGAGGGGTGGACCTTTTCCTCGCCACCACCGGGGTTGGGGTCCGGGACCTCCTGGAAGCGGGCAAAGCCCTGGGCCTGGACCTCAAAGACCCCTTGGCCCAAGCCCACCGCCTGGCCCGGGGCGCCAAGGCGGCCCGCATCCTGCGGGAGGAAGGCCTCCCCCCCCACGCCACGGGGGACGGCACGAGCCCAAGCCTCATCCCCCTAATCCCCCAAGGCCCAGGCAGGGCAGCGCTGCAGCTTTACGGCAAACCCTTACCCCTCCTAGAGGCTGCCCTGGAGGAAAGGGGGTACCAGGTCCTCCCCCTCCTGCCCTACCGCCACCTGCCTAACCCTGAGGGCATCCGGGCCCTGGAGGAGGCCATCCGGGAAAGGGCCGTGGACGCCGTGGCCTTCGTGGCCGCCATCCAGGTGGAGTTCCTCTTTGAGGGCGCGGAGAACCCCGAAGCGCTCCGGGAAGCCCTGAACGCCCAGGTGAAGGCGGTGGCCGTGGGCCGGGTCACGGGGGATGCCCTGAGGGAATGGGGGGTAAAGCCCTTCTACGTGGACGAAACCGAGCGCTTAGGGAGCATGCTCCAGGGCTTCAAGAAAGCCCTTTTCCAGGAGGCGGTATGA
- a CDS encoding precorrin-2 dehydrogenase/sirohydrochlorin ferrochelatase family protein, with product MTYFPLMLDLKDRPVLLIAGGPETEAKLHALLQAGARVTVLAEEDAWGLAALEREGRIRWLRRGYREGDLEGYFLVVSHPKDKAIHPRVRREAEERRIFLVAVDDPEHASAILPAVLRRGDFLVALSTSGAAPALAVRLKERLAQLFPETYGELVAFLRTLRPKIAQIPSFEERKRLWYRIVDQALEELDLDPKDGLAKAKAKAEETLEEVWTR from the coding sequence ATGACCTACTTCCCCCTGATGCTAGACCTCAAGGACCGCCCTGTCCTTCTCATCGCCGGGGGTCCCGAGACCGAGGCCAAGCTCCACGCCCTCCTCCAGGCCGGGGCCCGGGTCACGGTCCTGGCCGAGGAGGACGCCTGGGGCCTCGCCGCTTTGGAAAGGGAAGGGAGGATCCGCTGGCTCCGGCGGGGCTACCGGGAGGGGGACCTCGAGGGCTACTTCCTGGTCGTAAGCCACCCCAAGGACAAGGCCATCCATCCCCGGGTGCGCCGGGAAGCGGAGGAAAGGCGCATCTTCCTGGTGGCGGTGGACGATCCAGAACACGCCAGCGCCATCCTCCCCGCCGTCCTCCGCCGGGGAGATTTCCTCGTGGCCCTTTCCACCTCCGGCGCAGCCCCGGCCCTAGCGGTGCGCCTTAAAGAGCGCCTTGCCCAGCTTTTCCCCGAAACCTATGGGGAACTTGTGGCCTTTCTCCGCACCCTAAGGCCTAAAATCGCCCAGATCCCGAGCTTTGAGGAAAGGAAGCGGCTTTGGTACCGCATCGTGGACCAGGCCCTGGAGGAACTGGACCTGGACCCCAAGGACGGCCTGGCCAAGGCCAAAGCCAAAGCAGAGGAAACCCTGGAGGAAGTATGGACAAGGTAA
- a CDS encoding phosphoadenylyl-sulfate reductase, whose product MDKVRAAKSLVQEALAHSQNPCFTCSFQAEDVVVLHLLLEAKPDIPVLFLDTGYHFPEVYAYRDEMQKLLGFRLVNLTPALSREEQEARFGRLYESDPHRCCQIRKVEPLFQALEGYDTWFTGLRREQSPTRANLQPLEEAVLPTGHRLRKVSPLYDWTLKEVFAYLAVQDLPYLPLYDQGYLSIGCAPCTAKPLDPNDPRSGRWAGKGKLECGIHLHGKEG is encoded by the coding sequence ATGGACAAGGTAAGGGCTGCCAAGAGCTTGGTTCAAGAAGCTTTGGCCCATAGCCAAAACCCTTGCTTCACCTGCAGCTTCCAAGCGGAGGACGTGGTGGTGCTCCACCTCCTCCTGGAAGCCAAGCCCGACATCCCCGTCCTCTTCCTGGACACCGGCTACCACTTCCCCGAGGTCTACGCCTACCGGGACGAGATGCAAAAGCTTCTCGGCTTTCGCCTCGTAAACCTGACCCCCGCCCTCTCCCGAGAGGAACAAGAAGCCCGCTTTGGGCGGCTTTACGAGAGCGACCCCCACCGCTGCTGCCAGATCCGCAAGGTGGAGCCGCTCTTCCAAGCCCTGGAAGGGTACGACACCTGGTTCACGGGGCTTAGGCGGGAGCAGTCCCCCACCCGGGCCAATCTCCAACCTTTGGAAGAAGCGGTGCTCCCTACGGGCCACCGGCTTAGGAAGGTGAGCCCCCTCTACGACTGGACGCTCAAGGAGGTCTTCGCCTACCTGGCGGTGCAGGACCTGCCCTACCTTCCCCTCTACGACCAAGGCTACCTCTCCATCGGTTGCGCCCCCTGCACCGCAAAGCCCCTGGATCCAAACGATCCGCGTTCGGGGCGTTGGGCGGGCAAGGGCAAGCTGGAGTGCGGCATCCACCTGCACGGGAAGGAGGGGTAG
- a CDS encoding sulfite exporter TauE/SafE family protein, whose amino-acid sequence MAFLLGFLIAFAIGVTGVGAGTITAPLLILALGLPPEVAVGTALLFGFLVKIPAGGVYLARRQVAPRALALLLLGGVPGVLLGSLLLTGLKGAKDLVLLLVGLTVVASAALGLWRSFRKHAAGRERPKLLPPAAFGIGLEVGFSSAGAGALGTLLLLYATRLSPQQVVGTDLLFGLVLSLLGGGVHLLFGQVDPGLLLALGTGGILGATLGALFATRLPREPLRLALLLWLLFIGGQLIYRGVAHG is encoded by the coding sequence ATGGCCTTTCTCCTGGGCTTTCTCATCGCCTTCGCCATCGGGGTCACGGGGGTAGGCGCGGGGACCATCACCGCCCCGCTTCTCATCCTGGCCCTAGGCCTCCCCCCGGAGGTGGCGGTGGGCACCGCCCTCCTTTTCGGTTTCCTGGTGAAGATCCCGGCAGGCGGGGTTTACCTCGCCCGGAGGCAGGTGGCGCCTAGGGCGCTTGCGCTCCTCCTCCTCGGGGGGGTACCCGGGGTGCTCCTGGGAAGCCTCCTCCTCACCGGGCTCAAAGGGGCCAAGGACCTCGTCCTCCTCCTGGTGGGGCTTACCGTGGTGGCTTCCGCCGCCTTGGGGCTTTGGCGGAGCTTCCGGAAGCACGCTGCGGGCAGGGAAAGGCCCAAGCTCCTTCCCCCCGCGGCCTTCGGGATTGGCCTCGAGGTGGGCTTCTCCTCCGCCGGGGCCGGGGCCTTGGGCACCCTCCTCCTCCTCTACGCCACCCGGCTTTCCCCCCAGCAGGTGGTGGGCACGGACCTCCTCTTCGGCCTGGTCCTCTCCCTCCTGGGGGGCGGGGTGCACCTCCTCTTCGGCCAGGTGGACCCAGGCCTCCTCCTCGCCTTGGGCACCGGGGGCATCCTGGGCGCCACCCTGGGGGCCCTCTTCGCCACCCGCTTACCCCGGGAGCCCCTGCGGCTCGCCCTCCTCCTCTGGCTCCTCTTCATCGGGGGGCAACTCATCTACCGGGGGGTGGCGCATGGGTAA
- the cobA gene encoding uroporphyrinogen-III C-methyltransferase: protein MGKVYLVGAGPGDPELLTLKAHRLLQEAPVVLHDRLVDGRILDLAPGKKVYVGKEEGESGKQAAIHRLLLHYARRYPFVVRLKGGDPFVFGRGGEEALFLLRHGIPVEVVPGVSSLLATGLPLTHRGLAHGFAAVSGVVEGGGYPDLRPFAQAPTLVVLMGVKRRVWIAQELLRLGRNPEEPTLFVEQATTPKERRIPARLGEVAQGKVAVEAPALWILGEAVRVFEEARLEAEALLRR, encoded by the coding sequence ATGGGTAAGGTCTACCTGGTGGGGGCAGGCCCGGGGGACCCCGAGCTCCTCACCCTCAAGGCCCACCGCCTCCTCCAGGAGGCCCCCGTGGTCCTTCACGACCGCCTGGTGGACGGGCGCATCCTGGACCTCGCCCCGGGGAAGAAGGTCTACGTGGGGAAGGAGGAGGGGGAAAGCGGGAAGCAGGCCGCCATCCACCGCCTCCTCCTCCACTACGCCCGCCGCTACCCCTTTGTGGTGCGCCTGAAGGGCGGGGACCCCTTCGTCTTCGGCCGGGGCGGGGAGGAAGCGCTTTTCCTTCTGCGGCACGGGATCCCCGTGGAGGTGGTACCGGGGGTGAGCAGCCTGCTCGCTACGGGCCTGCCCCTCACCCACCGGGGCCTGGCCCACGGCTTCGCCGCCGTGTCCGGCGTGGTGGAAGGGGGCGGCTACCCCGACCTCCGGCCCTTCGCCCAGGCTCCCACCCTGGTGGTGCTCATGGGGGTAAAAAGGCGGGTCTGGATCGCCCAGGAACTCCTACGTCTAGGCCGGAATCCAGAAGAGCCCACCCTCTTCGTGGAACAGGCCACCACGCCTAAGGAGCGCCGCATCCCCGCCCGCCTGGGCGAGGTAGCCCAAGGCAAGGTGGCCGTGGAAGCCCCCGCCCTCTGGATCCTGGGAGAAGCGGTGCGGGTCTTTGAGGAGGCCCGCTTAGAAGCCGAAGCGCTTCTACGGAGGTAG
- a CDS encoding sulfate adenylyltransferase, producing MVDTLPTLEIGEDERLDLENLATGAFAPLQGFLTREEALSVAETMRLPTGEVWTLPILLQTPEKPRVGPGDTVALVHGGERVALLHVQDVYALDLRRLAKQVFGTESEAHPGVARLYAKGPYALGGKVEVLKFRARSPLEKTPEEAKALFREWGWRRVVAFQTRNAPHRAHEYLIRLGLELADGVLVHPILGAKKADDFPTEVILQAYQALIHGFLPQNRVALFGLATPMRYAGPKEAVFHALVRKNFGATHFLVGRDHAGVGDFYDPYAAHRIFDELPPLGIEILRVGAVFHCALCGGIASERTCPEAHREKRLSISMTKVRALLREGKAPPPELVRPELLPILRQGV from the coding sequence ATGGTGGATACGCTTCCCACGTTGGAGATTGGCGAGGACGAGCGCCTGGACCTGGAAAACCTGGCCACGGGGGCCTTCGCCCCCCTCCAAGGCTTCTTGACCCGGGAGGAGGCCCTGAGCGTGGCCGAAACCATGCGCCTGCCCACGGGGGAGGTCTGGACCCTTCCCATCCTCCTGCAGACCCCCGAGAAACCCCGGGTGGGCCCAGGGGACACCGTGGCCCTGGTCCACGGAGGGGAACGGGTGGCGCTCCTACACGTGCAGGATGTGTACGCCTTGGACCTGAGGCGCCTGGCCAAGCAGGTCTTCGGCACGGAAAGCGAGGCCCACCCCGGGGTGGCCCGGCTCTACGCCAAAGGCCCTTATGCCCTGGGGGGGAAGGTGGAAGTCCTAAAGTTCAGGGCGCGTAGCCCTCTGGAGAAAACCCCCGAGGAGGCCAAGGCCCTCTTCCGGGAATGGGGGTGGAGGCGGGTGGTGGCCTTCCAGACCCGCAACGCCCCCCACCGGGCCCACGAGTACCTGATCCGGCTCGGCCTGGAGCTGGCGGACGGGGTTCTCGTCCACCCCATCCTGGGGGCCAAGAAGGCGGACGACTTCCCCACGGAGGTGATCCTCCAGGCCTACCAGGCCCTCATCCATGGGTTTCTCCCCCAAAACCGGGTGGCCCTCTTCGGCCTCGCCACCCCCATGCGCTACGCCGGGCCCAAAGAAGCGGTCTTCCACGCCCTGGTGCGCAAGAACTTCGGGGCCACCCACTTCCTGGTGGGCCGGGACCACGCCGGGGTGGGGGACTTCTACGATCCCTACGCCGCCCACCGCATCTTTGACGAGCTTCCCCCCTTGGGCATAGAGATCCTCCGGGTGGGGGCCGTCTTCCATTGCGCCCTCTGCGGCGGCATCGCCTCGGAAAGGACCTGCCCCGAAGCGCACCGGGAAAAGCGCCTTTCCATCAGCATGACCAAGGTGCGCGCCCTCCTGCGGGAAGGGAAGGCTCCACCCCCCGAGCTGGTGCGGCCCGAACTCCTCCCTATCCTGCGGCAGGGGGTGTAG
- a CDS encoding LLM class flavin-dependent oxidoreductase, which translates to MELGLYTFGERTFDPGLGRPPTAEERLERLLEEAELADEVGLSLFAVGEHHREDYVVSAPAVVLAALAARTRRIRLASAVVVLSSEDPIRVFEQFATLDLLSGGRAELWVGRGSFVESFPLFGYDLRDYEALFEEKLALLLKLREEERVFWPGGRFTKPIPGLGVYPRPKQNPLPLWVAAGGSPESAVRAGKLGLPLVLAIIAGSPKRFLPFVELYRKTALEHGHTSRLALAAHGFLAEDDAEAFRLAAPAFLEVMNRIGRERGWRPVDLSYFAWSRGLEGADFIGDPLRVAEKALYWYELFRPEGLVLQLTVGTLPHTKVLRAIELLGGEVLPRVRKALATPPAAG; encoded by the coding sequence ATGGAGCTGGGCCTTTACACCTTTGGCGAGCGCACCTTTGACCCCGGGCTGGGCCGCCCTCCCACGGCGGAGGAAAGGCTAGAGCGCCTTTTGGAGGAGGCGGAGCTGGCCGACGAAGTGGGGCTTTCCCTCTTCGCCGTGGGGGAGCACCACCGGGAGGACTACGTGGTTTCGGCCCCGGCGGTGGTGCTGGCCGCCCTAGCGGCCCGCACGCGGCGCATAAGGCTTGCCAGCGCCGTGGTGGTCCTTTCCTCCGAGGACCCCATCCGGGTATTTGAGCAGTTTGCCACCTTGGACCTCCTCTCGGGGGGCAGGGCGGAGCTTTGGGTGGGGCGGGGTTCGTTTGTGGAGTCCTTCCCGCTTTTTGGGTACGACCTCCGGGACTACGAGGCCCTTTTTGAGGAGAAGCTTGCCCTTCTCCTGAAGCTCCGGGAAGAGGAAAGGGTCTTTTGGCCCGGGGGGCGCTTCACCAAGCCCATCCCCGGCCTTGGGGTGTACCCGAGACCCAAGCAGAACCCCCTGCCCCTTTGGGTGGCGGCGGGGGGGAGCCCCGAGTCGGCGGTGCGCGCCGGGAAGCTCGGGCTTCCCTTGGTCCTCGCCATCATCGCCGGAAGCCCCAAGCGCTTCCTGCCCTTCGTGGAGCTTTACCGGAAAACGGCCCTGGAACACGGCCACACCTCCAGGCTCGCCCTTGCGGCCCACGGCTTCTTGGCCGAGGACGACGCCGAGGCCTTCCGCCTTGCCGCTCCCGCCTTCCTGGAGGTGATGAACCGGATCGGGCGGGAGCGGGGCTGGCGGCCTGTGGACCTCAGCTACTTCGCCTGGTCCCGGGGCCTCGAGGGGGCCGACTTCATCGGCGACCCCCTTAGGGTGGCGGAGAAGGCCCTTTACTGGTACGAGCTCTTCCGCCCTGAAGGGCTCGTGCTCCAGCTCACCGTGGGCACCCTGCCCCACACTAAGGTGCTTCGGGCCATTGAGCTTTTGGGCGGAGAGGTCCTGCCCCGGGTGCGGAAAGCCCTCGCTACACCCCCTGCCGCAGGATAG
- a CDS encoding DEAD/DEAH box helicase: protein MEFKDFPLKEEIKEALARRGITAPTPIQAAALPLALEGKDLIGQARTGTGKTLAFALPIAQALELSPVRGRKPRALILTPTRELALQVAGEVAAVAPHLKVVAVYGGTGYGKQKEELARGADVVVATPGRALDYLRQGVLDLSEVKIAVLDEADEMLSMGFEEEVEAILSATPPARQTLLFSATLPSWARRLAERYMKAPVVINVVREEGVTYQEEAILAPGDRLALLSDLLYVKAPKRAIVFTRTKAETEEVATGLLRLGHPARAIHGDLSQTDRERVMRAFREGEVRVLVATDVAARGLDIPEVDLVVHYRLPDKVETYQHRSGRTGRAGRGGEVVVLYGAREKRELSELERAVGRTFKRVNPPTPEEVLEAKWHHLLARLARVPERDYKPYLDFAGRLFAEGRVEVVAAIMALLLGGAPKEKSLLTGEEGWLTFKATGPRLTLPRLVALLKERGLEVGKIAQGEEGFYVDLRPQDLPRLAEVQGIKLERAKRVEALPEAAPSRRRARA, encoded by the coding sequence ATGGAGTTCAAAGACTTTCCCCTGAAGGAAGAGATCAAGGAAGCCTTGGCCCGGCGGGGCATTACCGCCCCTACCCCCATTCAGGCGGCCGCCCTCCCCTTGGCCCTGGAGGGCAAGGACCTCATCGGCCAGGCCCGCACGGGCACCGGCAAGACCCTGGCCTTCGCCCTGCCCATCGCCCAGGCCCTGGAGCTGAGCCCCGTGCGGGGAAGGAAGCCCAGGGCCCTCATCCTCACCCCCACCCGGGAGCTTGCCCTCCAAGTGGCGGGGGAGGTGGCGGCGGTGGCCCCCCACCTCAAGGTGGTGGCGGTCTACGGGGGCACCGGCTACGGCAAGCAGAAGGAGGAGCTGGCCCGGGGGGCGGACGTGGTGGTGGCCACCCCGGGGCGGGCCCTGGACTACCTAAGGCAAGGGGTCTTGGACCTTTCCGAGGTGAAGATCGCCGTCTTGGACGAGGCGGACGAGATGCTTTCCATGGGCTTTGAGGAAGAGGTGGAGGCCATCCTTTCCGCTACCCCTCCCGCGCGGCAGACCCTCCTCTTCTCCGCCACCCTGCCTTCCTGGGCCCGGAGGCTCGCCGAGCGCTACATGAAAGCCCCCGTGGTCATCAACGTGGTGCGGGAGGAGGGGGTTACCTACCAGGAGGAGGCCATCCTGGCCCCGGGGGACCGGCTGGCCCTGCTTTCCGACCTCCTTTACGTGAAGGCGCCCAAGCGGGCCATCGTCTTCACCCGCACCAAGGCGGAAACCGAGGAGGTGGCCACGGGGCTCCTGCGCCTGGGCCATCCGGCCCGGGCCATCCACGGGGACCTTTCCCAGACGGACCGGGAGCGGGTCATGCGGGCCTTCCGCGAGGGGGAGGTGCGGGTTCTGGTGGCCACGGACGTGGCCGCCCGGGGCCTGGACATCCCCGAGGTGGACCTGGTGGTCCACTACCGCCTGCCCGACAAGGTGGAAACCTACCAGCACCGTTCGGGACGCACGGGCCGGGCCGGGCGAGGGGGCGAGGTGGTGGTCCTTTACGGGGCCCGGGAGAAGCGGGAGCTCTCGGAGCTGGAGCGGGCGGTGGGCCGCACCTTCAAGCGGGTGAACCCCCCCACCCCCGAGGAGGTGCTGGAGGCCAAGTGGCACCACCTCCTGGCCCGCCTGGCCCGGGTGCCGGAGCGGGACTACAAGCCCTATCTGGACTTTGCCGGGAGGCTTTTCGCCGAGGGGCGGGTGGAGGTGGTGGCCGCCATCATGGCCCTCCTCTTGGGCGGGGCGCCCAAGGAGAAAAGCCTCCTCACGGGGGAGGAGGGCTGGCTCACCTTCAAGGCTACAGGGCCCCGGCTTACCCTGCCCCGGCTTGTGGCCCTCTTGAAGGAGCGGGGCCTCGAGGTGGGGAAGATCGCCCAAGGGGAGGAGGGTTTCTACGTGGACCTCCGTCCCCAGGACCTGCCCCGGCTGGCCGAGGTGCAGGGGATCAAGCTGGAAAGGGCCAAGCGGGTGGAGGCCTTGCCCGAGGCCGCACCCAGCCGGCGCCGGGCACGGGCGTAG